From the Paenibacillus sp. MMS20-IR301 genome, the window TAGGTGCGGACCGTATTGCCGGTTCTCGTAAAATTATAGATGGTTGTGCGGATTCCTTTGGTCTGCAGCAGGCGCGCATAGTCGAAAGAAAAATCATTATGATACGAATTTACGTATTCCTCTTCATTCAAACCCAGACCTTTTACGAAGAAATCTTCAAAGTAATTGGTATGCATAAAGATTCCGACATGCATTTGAGCCGCCTCCTTAGTATCTGCAGAACAACCCTGAATAACTATAAACGGTAGAAAAACGTGCTTGATTTTATCCATATTATATTCGCAATCGTATTAAATAAAAGTAAACGAAAGTGGTATATACGGCCTACTTACGGGGGAGTAAAATTAGAGCAACATGTACTATTCGTGCCTTGGAATCGTAACAACAACGGACGGGTTAAGAAGACGTCCCGGAAGGAGCCAGCGTCATGCATGATCTGTCTATAGTAATTCCCACGCGCAACCGGGTGGGCGATTTGACCTTGTGCATTGAGTCCATCGGCAGGCAGACTGGGCTGGAGGAAATCTCGATTGAACTTCTGATTGTAGATGACGGCGGGCTTGAAGCGCATGAGCTGGAGCATTTCCGCAAGGAACTGGGACGTCTGCCCCAGGCTGATCTCCGCTACTACCGCAAAACCAAACCGGGTGTCTGGCTCTCCCGCTATGAAGCGCTGGGACTGGTAGACGGGGAGATTCTCCTCAGCTTCGATGATGATGCCGAGCTGGATGATCCGCGCTATATCCGCCGGCTGCTGGATACCTATGACTCCGATCCTTCTATTGTCGGGGTAGGCGGTATCGCCAAGGGCCTCACCACCAGCAAATCCGGCAGGCTGCTCGGCAGGCTGACCTGCCAGATGTCGGCTTCACCAGGCAGATTATCGGCAAGCACCCTGGCCGGCTCACTGCTGCTGTGGGGTGACACGGAGCAGACGTTTGAGACCGATTTTTTCCATGGCTGCAATATGTCCTTCCGCCGTTTCGCACTGCAGGATATGAAGCCCTACCCCTGGATGACCAGCTACGCGGTAGCTGACGATATTTATATGTGCCAACTGGCCGGCAAATATGGCAAGCTGGTCATTAACCCTGAGCTGAGAATTACCCATCACGAATCCCCCAGCTCACGTGACAAGGCAGGCCGGGTAGCCCGGGCTACTGCCGTCAATCATTATTACCTGCTTAATCTGCGCAAGGCCCCGGTTATTAATTATGCCGCACTGCTCTGGACCCTGAGCTATTTAACCGTAAAGTCGACCCTGAAACGAAACTTCAATGCCGTCTCCGGCTACACCAGCGGTATTCTCTTCGTACTGAACCCCCGCAAGAACAAATACAGGGAATTCATGCTGGACTAAGCTGCCGCCAGATACTCCCATGCAAATAGAAAGAAGCCGCAAGCCAGCTCCTGCGCTGTCCTGCGGCTTCTTTTTGTGTAAACTGAATTGCTGCTAAAGCGGATAATAACAGCTCACACCAGTTGCTCCTTTGGCGGGGCGGGTCTGGCCTGTTCGGTCTGACGCAGGAAATACAGGAACGTCAGGAACAGGAAGATCACCGCATAACCCAGCAGATAGAGAATCTGTTGTCCCATTAAGCTGTAATCCCCGCTGGCGATGATCGCTTTGAAGCCCACAATACTATGTGTCATAGGCAGCCAAGGGTTCACCTTCTGCATCCACTGCGGAAGCAGCTCAAGCGGGAAGGTGCCTGCACTCGAAGTAAGCTGGAAGATCATCAGTACAATCGCGAGGAAGCGCCCCGGATTATCCAGCCAGGTTACCAGCGCCTGGACAATCAGCGTAAAGGTGAGGCTGGCAATCAGCGTGAACAGATAGAAGAGCGGTATGCTCTGCACCGTAAGCTTAAGGCCATACAATAATACAAGGTCGGCAAGGACCGACTGGATGATGCTGACCATTACAAAGGTCAGCGTACGGCTGGCGAATCTGCCCATCGGCGAAGCCCCGGGCACATTCGATTCACGCAGGGAGAACACTGTAGTAAATACTAGAGCGCCCATAAACAAGGCCAGTGACAGGAAGTAAGGCGCAATGCCCAGCCCGTAATGGTCCAGTTTATAGTCCGTCTTCTCGACCAGCTTCACCGGCTCGGCGAACATATTCACCGTGCCATCCCCGGAGGCCACATCAGAGGTCTCAGCGGCAGCATTGCTCAGCTTCTGCGCCAGCTCCCCGCTGCCGTCCGTGAGCTTGCCGGCTCCGTCCTTCAGCTCCACGGCTCCCGCGGTCAGCTTCCCGGCTCCATCCGAGAGTCCGTCCAGACCTCCGGACAGCTTCGTCAAGCCTTGCTCCAGCTGCGCGGCCCCCTTATTCAGAGCAGCTGCTCCGGCAGCCAGCTTGCCGCCTCCGGCCGAGGCCTCGTTCAGCTTGCTGCCGAACTCGTCCAGTCCGGCGGCCAGCTTCGTGCCGCCTGCCGCCAGCGCAGCTGCACCATCATGCAGCTGCGCCTGCCCTTCAGCGAGCTTAGTGCTGCCGGCGAGCAGCTGCGCCTGCCCGCTATGCAGCTGCTCGCTGCCTGCCGCAACCTGCTGGCTGGCCGCCAGCAGCTGCTGGAACTGCTCGCTCTCCGCCAGGCCCGGCGTCTGCGCGAGCAGCTGCTCAAGCCCCCCGGCCACCTGCTGCGCCCCGGCGGCCAGCTGGCCGCTGGCTGCCTCGGAGGCCGTCAGCCCGTCCTTCAGCTGGCTGCTGCCGGCCTCGGCAGCCAGCAGCCCCTGCTCCAGCTGCGCGGCCCCGCTCTGCGACTTCACAGCGCCGTCCTGCAGCTGCTGTCCGGCCTGCACCAGCCGGCCCAGGCCCCCGGCCAAGTCCGCAGTGCTCTGCGTCAGTGTGCCTGTGCCCTGATTCAGGCTGTCCGCGCCGCTGTACAGCAGCTTCAGGCCGCTCTTCAGCTCCGTGGTTCTGCCGGCCAGCTTATTCAGATTGGTCTTCAGGGTAGCCAGCCCGTCCGTTAGCTTGCCGGCCCCATCCGTGAGCTTGGTTGCCCCGCTGCTGGCATCGCCAAGACCGGCGGAGATCGTATCCACCTGCTCGAACATGCTGCGCGTATAGGCTTCAGTGATCTGCGCGGACAGCTTGGACTTCAGCTTATTCACTGCACTGCTGCCGATCTGTCCGGCCACAAAGTTATAACCGCTGTTCGGCTCATACAGGATTTCCGCCTGCACCGGCTGCGCCTGGGCCAAGGTAGTAGCGTTCTCCGAGAAGTCAGCGGGAATCGTAATTGTCATGTAGTAATGATTGTGGGACATTCCTTCCTGGGCCGCAGCGGCATCCACGAACTCCCATTTGAAATCACTGTTATCCTTCAGCTCCTCGACGAAATCCTTGCCTGCCTGCATCGATTTGCCTTCATACTCTGCGCCTTTATCGAGATTGACCACTGCTACAGGCAGCTTGCCTGTATTGCCGTAAGGGTCCCAGGAGCCTTCCACAAGGAAGCCGCTGTACAGCATAGGCAGCGCCGCAACACCGAGCAAAGTGAGCAGCAGCATCGGCTTACTCACCAATATTTTCAAATCCTTCAGGAACACTGTAATGGCTCTCATTGCTGCACCTTCCCTCTCTTGTTGTAAATGCATGAAAACTTTCAATATCCAATCATAAATGCCGGAAAAAAATAGCCTTTTCAGGCTTGAACCCTCACTTACAGCAAAATCCCCGCTGAAATGAACAGAATCATATGCTCCTTAATCCGGTTTTTGTCCAGCGGCTCATGGGATTTATTCCATTCCGTAGTCAGTGCCAGGTACAGCCGCAGGATCATAAACGCCGCAACATCCGGATCACAGGGCTTAACTTCCCCGTCCGCTATAGCCCCTTCAATCTGCTGCCGCAGGAAGTCCAGCGCATACGCCTCCATCCGCTTCACACCCTCCAGCGCCTGGACCGTCCCGATATCCCGCACTTCCTGGGCCAGCTTCACGAACAGCTCATGGTCGCTGCGGAATTCCAGAATCGAATCCAGCAGATCAAACAGCTTATGCATAAAGGTTGTTTGCTGCGCAGCCACATGGTTCATCACAGACATCAGCTCCTGCGTAGCCTTGTCCAGAATTTCCTCGAACAGCTCTTCCTTCGTTTTGAAAAAGGTATAAATCGTTCCTTTGCCTACATTGGCAATCCGGGACACCTGATCCATGGTCGTAGCTTTATAGCCGAATTGCACAAATGACAGGGTTGCCGCCTGCAGAATCAACGCCTTGCGGTCAATGGACACGGACAACACTCCTTTCTTGCTCATCCCATAATTGACTAAATTATGTTTTCGGTCACTCGGTCACAAATCAATTTAACATGTCTGCAGGAAGAAGACAATATTTTAATGAAAATTTTATCTATTTTTAAGCTGTTGCAGATATAAATACATTTTATTTCTGTTCTTTCATCAAAAAAAATATTTCCGCCTCCTGAAGAAACAATGAATCGCGGAGGCGGTAAGAGATCGTTCTTATCTCATAGCGCTGAGCCACGGTGTCCTTTGCAGACTGACATCACTGATATTAATGATTTGGCCGATTGTAAACCCGGCAGGCAGATTTTGTACTCTGAAATTAATCGGCGGGGCATCTGCAACAGTACCGATTCCAGCAATCTTTGCTCCCAGCAGGGAGGCGTTCACCTGATTCCACACAACCAGATAATAGATGACGCCGGCTAAAATATTTACCGAATTTACAAGGGGCAGGCTAAACAATCCTCCTGTAATCGTAGTTGCAATATTGGTCACTGCAACCACCTCTGCGGTAGATACGGTTAAATTTTCTAAAACAGCCATTTGAAACTGTCCGGTCCCTGCTCCAACCTGTATTACGTATGCTGCGACATTTTGCAGCGCCTCCACATCCAAGTCACCGCCAAAAGCAATGGCTCCTAACGCCTGATTGTTCCCGCTGCCTTCATTTGGACTAATAACCGTTTCTATGTTTCCCAGACTGGTAGTCATAATAACACTTGCGGACGAACTCTGCGCTCCGGTTGCCCCGGTGGCTCCAGTTGCTCCGGTAAAACCTTGCAGACCCGGCGCTCCAGTTGCCCCGGTGGCTCCGGTAAAACCTTGCAGACCCGGCGTTCCGGTCGCCCCGGTGGCTCCGGTAAAACCTTGCAGACCCGGCGTTCCGGTCGCCCCGGTGGCTCCGGTAAAACCTTGCGGACCCGGCGCTCCGGTTGCCCCGGTGGCTCCGGTAAAACCTTGCAGACCTGGCGCTCCAGTTGCCCCGGTGGCTCCGGTAAAACCTTGCAGACCCGGCGTTCCGGTCACCCCGGTGGCTCCGGTTACCCCCTGTACGCCTTGTGCTCCCGTCGCTCCGGCCAATCCCTGCAGGCCTTGCGCTCCCGTCGCTCCGGTGAACCCCGGCAGGCCTTGCGCTCCAGCCATTCCATTAGCGTCCAATAATACCTTTAAAGATATAGATCCACGGGGCCCTGGCCCAAGATATACTTTTCGCAGCTTTCTTTTTTTGTACTTATACTTATGGTCATGCACGTTATACCGGTTGAATTTTCCAGAGACTTGCTTTCTTTTCATCCGGATCGGGCCCTTATCACATTCACTCTTCTTCAGCTTGAGCACCTCCCTATGCTGTTGATATATTACGGCGGAATGCCTAAACTTGTGTGTGATTGCTAACTTTTACTGCAACGTTCCTCCATCTAGTCATGCATGCCTTTCAGCACAGTAAACCAAACCTTCTGAATTGGAGTTCTACAGCTTGACCCGCCGCTCTTCTGCATAAAATGTCATGAAATTAGTATCCATTGCCATTCTTTCTGGGGTATGATAATAAGGATGTGATTAAGAAACTAACTTTATGGATGGTGGAACATGTTTAAGAACAAGAAAACGACACTTATTCTGGCCGCTCTCGTCATTGTGATCGTTGCTGCAGCATTAATCTGGATGCTCACCGGCAACAAGGGCGATGGCAGCACGACTGCTACTGAAACTCCCGGCGGTGCAACCGTCTCGAAGGATGGCGATACGAAGTCCTTGGAACAGACGTTTTATATTTATGATACCGTTGTTAACATCAAGGTCTTCGGCAATACCGTAGAACAGAAGAATATGGATGATATCCAGGCCATGCTCGAACGGATGGATGTCGAGTTCAGCCGCACGAAGGAAAATGGCGAATTGTATGCTGTGAACCAGGCAGCCGGCAAGGAAGCTGTTGCCGTATCCGATGAAACGCTGGATATTGTGAAGCTGTCCCTGAAGTATGCCGAAGAAATGGACGGGCTGTATGACCCGACAGTCGGGCCGCTTGTAGATCTCTGGGCGATCGGTGAAGGCGGAGAGCATGTACCCGACCAGGCCGATATTGATAAGGCGCGGAGTCTGACCAACTATAAGGATGTAATAGTGGATGATGCTGCCAAGACGGTTAAGCTCGCAAAAGAAGGTATGGTGCTGGACATGGGCGGGATCGGCAAAGGATACGCTGCTGACCGGATCGCCGACTATCTCAAGGCTCAGGGCCTGGACAGCGCAATGATTAACCTCGGGGGCAGCAGTATCATCGCTCTTGGCAACAAGCCGAACGGCTCGCCGTGGAACATCGGCCTGCAGGACCCGGATCAGAGCCGCGGCACCCAGCTCGGTACAATCAAAATCTCCGACGAGGTCATTGACGCCTCCGGGGTATATGAGCGCTACTTCATGCAGGATGGTGTGCGTTACCACCACATTCTTGATCCGCGTACAGGCTACCCTTCGCAGAATGGGCTGAAGAGCATTACAATCATGAGCCCGAACGCAACCGATGCGGATGCCTTGTCCACCGGTGTATTCCTGATGGGACTGGAAGAAGGCATGAAGTATCTTGAAGCACTGCCGGAGGATGTTGAAGCCTTCTTCATTACGGACGACAACAAGATTTATGCAACCTCTGCCCTAAAAGAAAGATTGAACCTCACGGACCCTACTTATAGCTTTGCTGAGTAATGTGTTGTAACGTTGTAGAGCAACATAGTAATAAGTGATGCTACCGCAGAGTAATTAGACAAAAGAACGGCTGAAGCAGGTGCCTTCCCTTATGGAGGGCATCTTTTTTGTTGTGGAATTTAGTGTGCGTGTGTGGGTGGGTGTACCTGTGTCATTGAGTGGGTACGTGTGCAAGTACGTGAGTTCGTGTAGGTGCGTGAGATACTTAATGTAGAACAAGTAATTACTTATGCGATTAAATGCTCATCATTTATGCAAAGAGTAAAGTCTGTAATTCTCTTATATAGAACCAGTACCCTTGATTTGTGCTTGGCAGGCATTTTGGAGTACATTAGTGGGATTTTTACCTTTAATTCCGCGCTCGGCAGGCATTTTGGAGTATATTAGTGGGATTTTTACCTTTAATTCCGCACTAGGCAGGCATTTCGGAGTATATTAGTGGGTTTTTTACCTTTAATTCCGTACTCGGCAGGCATTTCAGAGGAATTAGTGGGACTTTTAACTTTATTTCCACACTCGGCAGGCTTTTCAGCGAAATCAGGGGCAGAAGTGCCCCTAGTTCCGCGTCCTGTGGCCGCTTCAGCGCCGGCAAACTTTTCCGCACCCGGCCGCATTTCAGCCACAAATCTATGGTTACTTCTACATCCAACAGTTTTTTTACAGCCGGCTCATCCCGGCATTCTGCCATCCCGTCTTACAGAATCGGCAGCTCACCGAACTCCTTATAGTTAGAAAAAGTGTAGCTCGGCGTATGATCCGTGCCGGGCTCCCGTCCGCGCGGATTGTACCAGCAGACCTTCCAGCCTGCCGCGAGCGCACCCACCACATCGTTGGCCCAGGTGTCACCCACGTAGAGGCTGTTCCCGGGAGCAGTCCCCGACACTTGGTTGACATGGGCGAAGATTGCCGGGTCCGGCTTGGCCAGACCGACGGCATCCGAGATGAAGATCATCTCCGGCGGAATGATCCGGTCGATGCCCAGTCCGCGCAGCTTGGCCGTCTGATGTGCAAGCGGGCCGTTCGTGATAATGCCTACCGGATGGCCGAGCGAAATGAACCGCTGAAGCTGCTCCGCAACACCTTCGATCAGTTCGATCGTGTACTGGCGGGCAATATAGGATGCCTGCACCCTGGCCGCCTGCTCCCGGCTTAGGGGCAAGCCATATTCGGCAAAAGCCAGCTCCAGCCGCATCACCCGCGTCTCCTCCAGCTCCAGCTCTCCTGACAAATACTTCGGCCAGAGCAAATCGCTGTGATGCCTCACTGTATAGAACAGCTCAGCATAATCCAGCTTGTCCTCATCAGGGGCCAGCACCTCGCGCACCGCTTCCCTGAACGGGACCAAATGGTCATACAGCGTATCATCCAGATCAAAAAATATAGCCAGCTTATTGCTTGTTTCCACGTAAACGCTCCTAACTGTTACTGCTGAAATATAGATTATAAGTATAAAAGCTCTCGTCCCGGACATACCCATGCGCTTCATACAAACGTTGTGCGCCGGTATTATCCGTCATCGTTGACAGTGTGAGGCCCTTGGCGCCTGTACCCTGCGCAAATCCGCGAACTCCCTCAAGCAGCAGGGAACCAAGTCCCTGGCCGCGCTGCTCCCTCGTCACAAACAGATCGTTCAGAATCCAGACCGGCTGAACCGTAATTGAAGAGAAGGAGGGATACAGCTGTGCCAGGCCGTACGTCTGCTTCTCCTCCCCCTCACCGGCGGCAGCTACGAAGATAACAGACTCCTCACCCTGAAGTCTCGCTGTCAGGAATACCCGCGCAGCCTCCGGATCAGAGACCTGGCCGTAATAGCAGCGGTATTCATCAAAGAGCGGGATAAGCTCCTCTACATCCTCAAGACCCGCCCGTTCAAACCGGTAATTCAACATTGCTGTCCCCTCTTTCCGGCATCCGCCTACAGTTATATTCCCATTCTAAGTCCTAACTGTTCACGCAGACCATGGAGTGAACTGCTCAATATTTAGACAATATCCTCTCTGCTGGCTTTATTCCTTCGAATCATAAAAGACATGGCGGGCCGTAATCTTGCCGTCTGCGATCTCCAACAGGCCGAAGGAGTATTGCTTCTCACGGCGCTTATCTGTAGGTGATCCGGGATTGAACAGCAGAATACCGTTCTCTCTGCGCATCAGCGGCTGATGGGAGTGGCCGAAGAGAATACAATCGACATCCTGGCCTTCAAAAGCAAGCAGGGCATTCCCGTCCGTTCCCTTGCGCGAATACGGCGCATGGCCGTGAATCATCCCGATCTTCATACCCTCCAGCGTAACAATCTTACTCTCACCGAAACGCTTAATGATCTCGGCTCCATCGTTATTACCGGCAATCCCCTCTACCGGGGCAAGCTCGGACAGCATATCGTAGATTTCCAGAGCCACCCAGTCCCCCAGATGCAAAATGATATCCACATGGCGAAACTCTTCAACAAGTGCACGGGGTAATCCCCTGGCTGTCCGGGACATATGTGTATCCGATACTACTCCAATTTTCATCTGCTTCAGCTCCTAATGCCCAAATCGGCCCATTTGATACTAAGAATTGTACGATTCTCAGAACACAGAAGCAAGCACTGCAGCAACCTGACTCCCCCTGTTCCTTAATCCCGCCAATTCCAGAGCCGCACTTCTCCTACCCGCAGATTACTGACCCAGGATGCCTCGCGCAGCTTGAGCAGTTCCTTGACCGGCCCGGTGGCGACGGCGCCGTAAATCCGGACCCCGTGTTCCGCCAAATAGGCTACGGAACCATCAAGCTCAATAAACGGAACAGCTTTTCTGGCCAATGTCCGATGCTCCTCCAGCAGCTTAAGCGTCTTGAGGAAGTTCGCATCACGCAAATCACCACTCCCGTAGGATTCAACCGAAGGTGACATGCTGCTGTAGGAGGATACCGAGCTGAACCAGCCTGTTTTTTGTGTGGTTACTTCAGATTTCAGCATATCATCGTCATGCCAGATCGGCTGGTAGGGGAAACCAAGCGGGCTTGTAACGACTCCATTCCTGTTATTAGCAGACCCCGTATCCACGCCAAACCATACAGGCAATATATTCAGCGGTTCAAACTCCTTAAGCAGTTCATCTGTAGTGTATAAATGATCGAACGACAGATAAGCTTCGGCTACAGTGCCTTCGGGAAGCTTCGTAAGTTTGCTCCACTCCGCGCTGTCATCCCCGCCGCTGACGGAACCGTCTGCGGCCGGATAATAAAAGAAATAGTTGCCGGCATTCCGTTCATCCGTCCAGTTAAAATTACCGAGGCCAGACAGACCCAGCCGGAACTGCTGTGAATAATCGCCGACATCCGAGCTCTCGCCACCGATCTGTTTCATCAAATTGCCTGTAAGATCCATACGGAAGAAAAAGTGCGCATCGGAAGAAAGTCTTACCGTAGTATTGGGACGGGCAACGGCAATTGCCGAGGACACAACATCTCTGTAAATATCCCCGCGGTTCCCCGTGCTGTAGAACACAGCAGTAATGATACTGCTGATAACTGCGAAGATCAGGAATGCCGATAGGACGGTAAAAGTATTGGTGATCCTCGCCTTCCACTTGCCGCGGCGGATAATCCTTTTCTCACGCTTATCCGCTTTCTTAAGTCCGGGAGCTTTGCCATTGCCCTGTGGCGCCTTTTTCCAGGCACCTGCTGCCAGCTCCTCCCGCTCCATCAGCTCCTCCAGGTAGGCCTGGTAAGCCTCCAGCTTCGCAAGCTCGCTCTCCAGCTCGCCGCGCTCCTCTTCAGGCAGTGTACCTTCACTGTATTTCTGCAGCTTTGCTTTGAACTCCTCACTCATGATCGTTCCTCCTCCGCTCCGCTTCACGCAGCTTCTGCCTCGCGCGGAATACCAGTATCTTGTATTGGGACAGTCCCACGTTCATAACATCTGCGGCTTCCTTGTAAGTCAGCCCGTGATAATCATGCAGCAGCAGGGCATGACGCTGCCCCTCCGGCAGACGGCTAAGGGCAAGTGCCGCTTCTTCCCAGCGTTCCTGGCGCAGCAGGATCCCCTCCGTTGTCTCAGGGTGGGGCAAGCTGCTGAAATACCCTTCCTCCCTGGACACACTCCGCTTTTCTTTACGTTTGTAATCGACGAAGGCATTGTAAGCTACGCGGAACAGCCATGGCTTAATCTTCTCTTCCTTACAGTCCTCCAGATACAGATAAGCACGGTAGAAGGTCTCCTGCGTTAAATCTTCAGCTGCATGGTGGTCATGGCAGAGGGAGCACAGATAACGGTAGATATCTGCAATATAACTTTCGTATAGATCATCCAGCGAATTCGGCCCCATCTCCTCCCCCCTCACTCCATCCACGTCTGAACACGGCAAAAGTTACACTTTCCAGGCAATTCACTTCCGCAATTATCCATTCTACTATAGCAAAGTTCGAAGAGTGTGGGGCAGAGTTCAAGCAGCGCGGGGCTACAGCGTAAATCAGATGATTCAGGTGCTCGGCGCGGACCTCCGTAATCATGCAAAACAGGGAGCCTCGCGGCTCCCTGTTTATAACCTGTGATCTGTTGTTATCTCTTACACTAACATTCAGTAAAATCCGATGCTGGACGAAGCATCCTTCATCCATTCCCGCTTGCGGCCTTTATCCAGCTCGCCGCGCATACCGCGCACCAGCGTCTCCACATCAGCTGTACCATTCTCATGCCACTCCAGCGCCGCGCTGACATACAGCTCGCCGAGCTGGGTCAGGGAGAAATCTGCGGTCAGGCGCGCAGCCGTGGCCGTACCCTCTTCACCCGCGAAGGCGGAGAAGCCGCGCAGCTGCAGATATTCGAGCCGCAGCGCCTCGCTGGGCATCTTAATCTCATAAGCCCGGTCGAAGCGCCCGGCGCGGTTCATGAGACCGGGGTCGATTTTATCCGGATAATTGGTGGTGCCGATCAGGAAGATGCCTTCCTTGGAAGTCGCCCCGTCCAGCGTGTTCAGGAAGAAGGAACGGACCTCCTGCGGCATGGAGTCGATATCCTCAATGACCAGCACCATCGGCGCCAGCCGGGCTGCAGCCTCGAACACCTCGTTCACTGATTCGCTGCTCGTATACTCCGTAATCTGCCAGTAGAGCACCGGTCCCGGAACACTGCCGGCAATCGATTTGACGAGCGTGGTCTTGCCGTTGCCCGGATGCCCGTAGAGCAGAATTCCCCGTTTGTAAGGGATGTCATAGGTGACATAGAAGCTGCGGTCGTTATCGAAGAACTGGTCGAGTGAGCGGTAGATCTCTTTTTTGATTGCAGCGTCCAGAACAACTTCCTCCCGCTTGACGGCCCGCGTAATCGGTTCATCCTCCCGGAAAATTCCGTTGCGCCGGTCGGTGAATACCGTCACCTTGTTGATATTCTGCTCACGCTGGCGTGTGCGCACATTGCCGAGGAAGAACTGCAGCTGCGCATCCGATGCGGCGAACACATAATCCTGAAAGTTAATGCCGTTCTCCTGAAATACCGGTACGCGCGCCAGGGCAATGCCCATCGCCGGATAAGCCAGCACATTGTTGCGGACCGACAGATGGATATGATACTCCGGCTGCTCCTTCTCATCATCGAACACGAAGGTCCGGTCCTCGAGCCGGTCAAAAATCCGCGCCACATGCTCCACACCGGCGTCTCCGCTCTGCACATCATTCTCCAGCAGCTTCCAGTATTCACTGTTGGGATCATCACTGGCATACAGCTCATAGCGGACACCATAACGGGCATAGAGTGCTTCAAGGATCCCGTCAACCAGGCGCGCGTACACATCGTAGCCTTTAATGATTCCGGCTCTGTCTTCATCGTACTCATAGATTACAGCAGGTTTCTTGTTCTCCAGCTCCATTTTTATTTCGTCCCCTTTATCGCTGCGAGCGGCGTGCATCTGGCCACAACGGCAGCCAGTCCGGCGCCCGTAACGCTTTCTATAATCTCATCTACATTCTTATAGGCCTGGGGGGATTCGTCAATGATAGATTCCAGGGAATGCTGATTCACCACAATCTCATCGGGCGTCCCCACCTTCAGCGACCGGGCGAAATCATGCACAGACACCAGCCGCTTCGTCGCTGTACGGGAACGGATACGCCCAGCCCCATGGCAGATCGAGTAATAATTCTCTTCCCCACCGGGCTGCCCTACCATGATGTAGGAGGCAGTA encodes:
- a CDS encoding anti-sigma factor, whose protein sequence is MSEEFKAKLQKYSEGTLPEEERGELESELAKLEAYQAYLEELMEREELAAGAWKKAPQGNGKAPGLKKADKREKRIIRRGKWKARITNTFTVLSAFLIFAVISSIITAVFYSTGNRGDIYRDVVSSAIAVARPNTTVRLSSDAHFFFRMDLTGNLMKQIGGESSDVGDYSQQFRLGLSGLGNFNWTDERNAGNYFFYYPAADGSVSGGDDSAEWSKLTKLPEGTVAEAYLSFDHLYTTDELLKEFEPLNILPVWFGVDTGSANNRNGVVTSPLGFPYQPIWHDDDMLKSEVTTQKTGWFSSVSSYSSMSPSVESYGSGDLRDANFLKTLKLLEEHRTLARKAVPFIELDGSVAYLAEHGVRIYGAVATGPVKELLKLREASWVSNLRVGEVRLWNWRD
- a CDS encoding sigma-70 family RNA polymerase sigma factor, producing the protein MGPNSLDDLYESYIADIYRYLCSLCHDHHAAEDLTQETFYRAYLYLEDCKEEKIKPWLFRVAYNAFVDYKRKEKRSVSREEGYFSSLPHPETTEGILLRQERWEEAALALSRLPEGQRHALLLHDYHGLTYKEAADVMNVGLSQYKILVFRARQKLREAERRRNDHE
- a CDS encoding ATP-binding protein, translated to MELENKKPAVIYEYDEDRAGIIKGYDVYARLVDGILEALYARYGVRYELYASDDPNSEYWKLLENDVQSGDAGVEHVARIFDRLEDRTFVFDDEKEQPEYHIHLSVRNNVLAYPAMGIALARVPVFQENGINFQDYVFAASDAQLQFFLGNVRTRQREQNINKVTVFTDRRNGIFREDEPITRAVKREEVVLDAAIKKEIYRSLDQFFDNDRSFYVTYDIPYKRGILLYGHPGNGKTTLVKSIAGSVPGPVLYWQITEYTSSESVNEVFEAAARLAPMVLVIEDIDSMPQEVRSFFLNTLDGATSKEGIFLIGTTNYPDKIDPGLMNRAGRFDRAYEIKMPSEALRLEYLQLRGFSAFAGEEGTATAARLTADFSLTQLGELYVSAALEWHENGTADVETLVRGMRGELDKGRKREWMKDASSSIGFY